A part of Neovison vison isolate M4711 chromosome 8, ASM_NN_V1, whole genome shotgun sequence genomic DNA contains:
- the LPIN3 gene encoding phosphatidate phosphatase LPIN3 isoform X1, producing the protein MNYVGQLAGTVLGTMKDIYRGLNPATLSGGIDVLVVEQADGSFRCSPFHVRFGKLGVLRSREKVVDIEINGEPVDLHMKLGDSGEAFFVQELESDDEHVPPRLCTSPIPGGDLSGFPSDSQLSTASEPEAIAEGVSSTGRKKRLRRRKPRRKEDAVAASSSSEELEAGADSELSLLEKPRPEPSGPLSSVQSEGESSPQARDFYPYSDGEWGPQASLPPGGCTSPKSDSELELRTPEPSPPRAESHIQWAWGRLPKVAKAEWPESLKVADGRAAGPASPLQEEPSTPSASVAGADPSGTLILQAEAGANLPPTDVDPPALVDSPLPTPERKQTKPQSRRETSLPPPSKSRSWATLEGPVATRQPEGGSGGKGPLKRSQHLGPSDIYLDDLPSLDSEDAALYFPRSDCGLGPRRWSEPNSQKPLGDPSPEREPEPTPDLVAMIAVSLCGGLADGRDISLEKFNQHIVSYQDLVQNPGLLEHPNLVVKINEKHYNWAVAAPMILSLQAFQRNLPKSTVDKLEKEKMPRKGGRWWFSWRRRDFPAEERSAQTEKTTAREQQGRGKTDVLSSEDEAPESPVILEAPSPPPSPPAYTPTYKKSLRLSSNQIRRLNLQEGANDVVFSVTTQYQGTCRCRATIYLWKWDDKVVISDIDGTITKSDALGHILPQLGKDWTHQGITSLYHKIHLNGYKFLYCSARAIGMADLTKAYLRWVSERGCGLPKGPILLSPSSLFSALHREVIEKKPEVFKIACLSDIRQLFLPNEQPFYAAFGNRPNDVTAYRQVGLPESRIFTVNPRGELIQELVKNHKSTYERLGEVAELLFPPVARGPSTDLAHPEYSSFCYWREPLMTVDLDALP; encoded by the exons ATGAACTACGTGGGGCAGCTGGCAGGGACAGTGTTGGGGACGATGAAGGACATATACCGAGGCCTGAACCCGGCCACGCTGAGCGGTGGCATTGACGTCCTGGTGGTGGAGCAGGCGGACGGCTCCTTCCGATGCTCGCCCTTCCACGTGCGCTTTGGCAAGCTGGGCGTCCTGCGGTCTCGGGAGAAGGTG GTAGACATCGAGATCAACGGGGAGCCTGTGGACTTGCACATGAAGCTGGGGGACAGTGGGGAGGCCTTCTTCGTTCAGGAGCTGGAGAGTGATGAT GAACATGTGCCTCCCCGTCTGTGCACATCACCCATCCCCGGCGGGGACCTGTCCGGGTTCCCctcagactcccaactgagcacagCCAGTGAGCCCGAGGCCATCGCTGAGGGGGTGTCCTCCACGGGGCGGAAGAAGAGGCTTCGCAGGAGGAAACCCAGGCGTAAAGAGGACGCGGTCGCAGCCAGTTCTAGTTCGGAGGAGCTGGAGGCTGGTGCTGACAGTGAGCTGTCCCTGCTGGAAAAGCCAAGGCCAGAGCCCTCAGG CCCCCTCAGCAGTGTCCAGTCAGAAGGGGAGTCCTCACCACAAGCCAGAGACTTCTACCCCTACTCTGATGGCGAGTGGGGCCCCCAGGCCAG CCTCCCGCCGGGTGGGTGCACGTCCCCCAAGAGTGACTCGGAGCTGGAGCTGCggacccctgagcccagccccccACGAGCTGAGTCCCACATACAGTGGGCCTGGGGGAGGCTGCCGAAG GTGGCCAAAGCAGAGTGGCCTGAGTCCTTGAAGGTCGCTGATGGCAGGGCGGCCGGGCCAGCCTCTCCTCTTCAGGAAGAGCCCAGCACCCCCTCCGCATCTGTGGCCGGTGCAGACCCTTCGGGAACCCTGATCCTGCAAGCAGAGGCTGGTGCCAACCTTCCTCCTACAGACGTGGACCCTCCTGCTCTGGTggactcccctctccccactcccgaGAGAAAGCAGACCAAGCCTCAGAGCCGCAGGGAGACAAGCCTGCCCCCTCCCTCGAAATCCCGGAGCTGGGCCACCCTGGAGGGCCCGGTTGCCACTAGGCAGCCCGAGGGGGGCTCTGGGGGCAAAG GCCCCCTGAAGAGAAGCCAGCACCTGGGCCCCAGTGACATCTATCTGGACGACTTGCCCTCTCTGGATTCTGAGGATGCAGCCCTTTACTTCCCCCGCAG TGACTGTGGACTGGGGCCCAGGAGGTGGAGTGAACCCAACAGCCAGAAGCCCCTGGGCGACCCCAGCCCCGAACGGGAGCCAGAACCCACTCCGGACCTGGTGGCTATGATCGCAGTCTCCCTCTGTGGCGGGCTGGCTGACGGCCGGGACATCTCCCTGG agaagTTCAACCAGCACATCGTCTCCTACCAGGACCTCGTCCAAAACCCTGGCCTCCTTGAGCACCCAAACCTGGTAGTGAAAATCAATGAGAA GCATTATAACTGGGCTGTGGCCGCCCCCATGATCCTCTCCCTGCAAGCCTTCCagagaaacttgcccaag AGCACCGTGGAcaagctggagaaggagaagatgcCCCGGAAGGGTGGGCGGTGGTGGTTTTCCTGGCGACGCCGGGACTTCCCAGCCGAGGAG CGCAGTGCCCAGACGGAGAAAACCACGGCCAGGGAGCAGCAGGG CAGGGGGAAGACTGATGTCCTGAGTAGTGAGGATGAAGCCCCGGAGAGCCCTGTGATCCTGGAGGCCCCCTCTCCGCCGCCCTCGCCTCCCGCCTACACTCCCACCTACAAGAAGTCCCTCCGGCTCTCCTCCAATCAGATC CGGCGCCTGAACTTGCAAGAAGGTGCCAATGACGTGGTCTTCAGTGTGACCACCCAGTACCAGGGCACCTGCCGGTGCAGGGCCACCATCTACCTGTGGAAGTGGGACGACAAGGTGGTCATCTCGGACATCGACGGGACCATTACCAA GTCGGATGCTCTGGGCCACATTCTGCCCCAGCTGGGGAAAGACTGGACACACCAGGGCATCACCAGTCTCTACCACAAAATCCACCT AAACGGGTACAAGTTCCTGTACTGCTCGGCACGGGCCATTGGCATGGCTGACCTCACCAAGGCCTACCTGCGGTGGGTGAGCGAGCGGGGTTGCGGCCTCCCCAAGGGCCCCATCCTGCTGTCTCCCAGCAGCCTCTTCTCCGCCCTCCACAG GGAGGTGATTGAGAAGAAACCAGAGGTGTTCAAAATTGCCTGCCTGAGTGACATCCGGCAGCTGTTCCTGCCCAACGAACAGCCCTTCTATGCTGCCTTTGGGAACAGGCCCAAC GATGTCACTGCCTACCGGCAGGTGGGACTCCCTGAATCTCGCATCTTCACAGTCAACCCCCGGGGAGAGCTCATCCAGGAGCTCGTGAAGAACCACAAATCCAC GTATGAGCGGCTGGGCGAGGTGGCTGAGCTCCTCTTCCCACCTGTGGCCCGTGGCCCCAGCACAGACCTGGCCCATCCTGAATACAGCAGCTTCTGCTACTGGCGGGAGCCCCTGATGACTGTGGACCTCGATGCCCTGCCCTGA
- the LPIN3 gene encoding phosphatidate phosphatase LPIN3 isoform X2 — protein sequence MNYVGQLAGTVLGTMKDIYRGLNPATLSGGIDVLVVEQADGSFRCSPFHVRFGKLGVLRSREKVVDIEINGEPVDLHMKLGDSGEAFFVQELESDDEHVPPRLCTSPIPGGDLSGFPSDSQLSTASEPEAIAEGVSSTGRKKRLRRRKPRRKEDAVAASSSSEELEAGADSELSLLEKPRPEPSGPLSSVQSEGESSPQARDFYPYSDGEWGPQASLPPGGCTSPKSDSELELRTPEPSPPRAESHIQWAWGRLPKVAKAEWPESLKVADGRAAGPASPLQEEPSTPSASVAGADPSGTLILQAEAGANLPPTDVDPPALVDSPLPTPERKQTKPQSRRETSLPPPSKSRSWATLEGPVATRQPEGGSGGKGPLKRSQHLGPSDIYLDDLPSLDSEDAALYFPRSDCGLGPRRWSEPNSQKPLGDPSPEREPEPTPDLVAMIAVSLCGGLADGRDISLEKFNQHIVSYQDLVQNPGLLEHPNLVVKINEKHYNWAVAAPMILSLQAFQRNLPKSTVDKLEKEKMPRKGGRWWFSWRRRDFPAEERSAQTEKTTAREQQGGKTDVLSSEDEAPESPVILEAPSPPPSPPAYTPTYKKSLRLSSNQIRRLNLQEGANDVVFSVTTQYQGTCRCRATIYLWKWDDKVVISDIDGTITKSDALGHILPQLGKDWTHQGITSLYHKIHLNGYKFLYCSARAIGMADLTKAYLRWVSERGCGLPKGPILLSPSSLFSALHREVIEKKPEVFKIACLSDIRQLFLPNEQPFYAAFGNRPNDVTAYRQVGLPESRIFTVNPRGELIQELVKNHKSTYERLGEVAELLFPPVARGPSTDLAHPEYSSFCYWREPLMTVDLDALP from the exons ATGAACTACGTGGGGCAGCTGGCAGGGACAGTGTTGGGGACGATGAAGGACATATACCGAGGCCTGAACCCGGCCACGCTGAGCGGTGGCATTGACGTCCTGGTGGTGGAGCAGGCGGACGGCTCCTTCCGATGCTCGCCCTTCCACGTGCGCTTTGGCAAGCTGGGCGTCCTGCGGTCTCGGGAGAAGGTG GTAGACATCGAGATCAACGGGGAGCCTGTGGACTTGCACATGAAGCTGGGGGACAGTGGGGAGGCCTTCTTCGTTCAGGAGCTGGAGAGTGATGAT GAACATGTGCCTCCCCGTCTGTGCACATCACCCATCCCCGGCGGGGACCTGTCCGGGTTCCCctcagactcccaactgagcacagCCAGTGAGCCCGAGGCCATCGCTGAGGGGGTGTCCTCCACGGGGCGGAAGAAGAGGCTTCGCAGGAGGAAACCCAGGCGTAAAGAGGACGCGGTCGCAGCCAGTTCTAGTTCGGAGGAGCTGGAGGCTGGTGCTGACAGTGAGCTGTCCCTGCTGGAAAAGCCAAGGCCAGAGCCCTCAGG CCCCCTCAGCAGTGTCCAGTCAGAAGGGGAGTCCTCACCACAAGCCAGAGACTTCTACCCCTACTCTGATGGCGAGTGGGGCCCCCAGGCCAG CCTCCCGCCGGGTGGGTGCACGTCCCCCAAGAGTGACTCGGAGCTGGAGCTGCggacccctgagcccagccccccACGAGCTGAGTCCCACATACAGTGGGCCTGGGGGAGGCTGCCGAAG GTGGCCAAAGCAGAGTGGCCTGAGTCCTTGAAGGTCGCTGATGGCAGGGCGGCCGGGCCAGCCTCTCCTCTTCAGGAAGAGCCCAGCACCCCCTCCGCATCTGTGGCCGGTGCAGACCCTTCGGGAACCCTGATCCTGCAAGCAGAGGCTGGTGCCAACCTTCCTCCTACAGACGTGGACCCTCCTGCTCTGGTggactcccctctccccactcccgaGAGAAAGCAGACCAAGCCTCAGAGCCGCAGGGAGACAAGCCTGCCCCCTCCCTCGAAATCCCGGAGCTGGGCCACCCTGGAGGGCCCGGTTGCCACTAGGCAGCCCGAGGGGGGCTCTGGGGGCAAAG GCCCCCTGAAGAGAAGCCAGCACCTGGGCCCCAGTGACATCTATCTGGACGACTTGCCCTCTCTGGATTCTGAGGATGCAGCCCTTTACTTCCCCCGCAG TGACTGTGGACTGGGGCCCAGGAGGTGGAGTGAACCCAACAGCCAGAAGCCCCTGGGCGACCCCAGCCCCGAACGGGAGCCAGAACCCACTCCGGACCTGGTGGCTATGATCGCAGTCTCCCTCTGTGGCGGGCTGGCTGACGGCCGGGACATCTCCCTGG agaagTTCAACCAGCACATCGTCTCCTACCAGGACCTCGTCCAAAACCCTGGCCTCCTTGAGCACCCAAACCTGGTAGTGAAAATCAATGAGAA GCATTATAACTGGGCTGTGGCCGCCCCCATGATCCTCTCCCTGCAAGCCTTCCagagaaacttgcccaag AGCACCGTGGAcaagctggagaaggagaagatgcCCCGGAAGGGTGGGCGGTGGTGGTTTTCCTGGCGACGCCGGGACTTCCCAGCCGAGGAG CGCAGTGCCCAGACGGAGAAAACCACGGCCAGGGAGCAGCAGGG GGGGAAGACTGATGTCCTGAGTAGTGAGGATGAAGCCCCGGAGAGCCCTGTGATCCTGGAGGCCCCCTCTCCGCCGCCCTCGCCTCCCGCCTACACTCCCACCTACAAGAAGTCCCTCCGGCTCTCCTCCAATCAGATC CGGCGCCTGAACTTGCAAGAAGGTGCCAATGACGTGGTCTTCAGTGTGACCACCCAGTACCAGGGCACCTGCCGGTGCAGGGCCACCATCTACCTGTGGAAGTGGGACGACAAGGTGGTCATCTCGGACATCGACGGGACCATTACCAA GTCGGATGCTCTGGGCCACATTCTGCCCCAGCTGGGGAAAGACTGGACACACCAGGGCATCACCAGTCTCTACCACAAAATCCACCT AAACGGGTACAAGTTCCTGTACTGCTCGGCACGGGCCATTGGCATGGCTGACCTCACCAAGGCCTACCTGCGGTGGGTGAGCGAGCGGGGTTGCGGCCTCCCCAAGGGCCCCATCCTGCTGTCTCCCAGCAGCCTCTTCTCCGCCCTCCACAG GGAGGTGATTGAGAAGAAACCAGAGGTGTTCAAAATTGCCTGCCTGAGTGACATCCGGCAGCTGTTCCTGCCCAACGAACAGCCCTTCTATGCTGCCTTTGGGAACAGGCCCAAC GATGTCACTGCCTACCGGCAGGTGGGACTCCCTGAATCTCGCATCTTCACAGTCAACCCCCGGGGAGAGCTCATCCAGGAGCTCGTGAAGAACCACAAATCCAC GTATGAGCGGCTGGGCGAGGTGGCTGAGCTCCTCTTCCCACCTGTGGCCCGTGGCCCCAGCACAGACCTGGCCCATCCTGAATACAGCAGCTTCTGCTACTGGCGGGAGCCCCTGATGACTGTGGACCTCGATGCCCTGCCCTGA
- the LPIN3 gene encoding phosphatidate phosphatase LPIN3 isoform X3, with amino-acid sequence MNYVGQLAGTVLGTMKDIYRGLNPATLSGGIDVLVVEQADGSFRCSPFHVRFGKLGVLRSREKVVDIEINGEPVDLHMKLGDSGEAFFVQELESDDEHVPPRLCTSPIPGGDLSGFPSDSQLSTASEPEAIAEGVSSTGRKKRLRRRKPRRKEDAVAASSSSEELEAGADSELSLLEKPRPEPSGPLSSVQSEGESSPQARDFYPYSDGEWGPQASLPPGGCTSPKSDSELELRTPEPSPPRAESHIQWAWGRLPKVAKAEWPESLKVADGRAAGPASPLQEEPSTPSASVAGADPSGTLILQAEAGANLPPTDVDPPALVDSPLPTPERKQTKPQSRRETSLPPPSKSRSWATLEGPVATRQPEGGSGGKGPLKRSQHLGPSDIYLDDLPSLDSEDAALYFPRSDCGLGPRRWSEPNSQKPLGDPSPEREPEPTPDLVAMIAVSLCGGLADGRDISLEKFNQHIVSYQDLVQNPGLLEHPNLVVKINEKHYNWAVAAPMILSLQAFQRNLPKSTVDKLEKEKMPRKGGRWWFSWRRRDFPAEERSAQTEKTTAREQQGRGKTDVLSSEDEAPESPVILEAPSPPPSPPAYTPTYKKSLRLSSNQIRRLNLQEGANDVVFSVTTQYQGTCRCRATIYLWKWDDKVVISDIDGTITKSDALGHILPQLGKDWTHQGITSLYHKIHLNGYKFLYCSARAIGMADLTKAYLREVIEKKPEVFKIACLSDIRQLFLPNEQPFYAAFGNRPNDVTAYRQVGLPESRIFTVNPRGELIQELVKNHKSTYERLGEVAELLFPPVARGPSTDLAHPEYSSFCYWREPLMTVDLDALP; translated from the exons ATGAACTACGTGGGGCAGCTGGCAGGGACAGTGTTGGGGACGATGAAGGACATATACCGAGGCCTGAACCCGGCCACGCTGAGCGGTGGCATTGACGTCCTGGTGGTGGAGCAGGCGGACGGCTCCTTCCGATGCTCGCCCTTCCACGTGCGCTTTGGCAAGCTGGGCGTCCTGCGGTCTCGGGAGAAGGTG GTAGACATCGAGATCAACGGGGAGCCTGTGGACTTGCACATGAAGCTGGGGGACAGTGGGGAGGCCTTCTTCGTTCAGGAGCTGGAGAGTGATGAT GAACATGTGCCTCCCCGTCTGTGCACATCACCCATCCCCGGCGGGGACCTGTCCGGGTTCCCctcagactcccaactgagcacagCCAGTGAGCCCGAGGCCATCGCTGAGGGGGTGTCCTCCACGGGGCGGAAGAAGAGGCTTCGCAGGAGGAAACCCAGGCGTAAAGAGGACGCGGTCGCAGCCAGTTCTAGTTCGGAGGAGCTGGAGGCTGGTGCTGACAGTGAGCTGTCCCTGCTGGAAAAGCCAAGGCCAGAGCCCTCAGG CCCCCTCAGCAGTGTCCAGTCAGAAGGGGAGTCCTCACCACAAGCCAGAGACTTCTACCCCTACTCTGATGGCGAGTGGGGCCCCCAGGCCAG CCTCCCGCCGGGTGGGTGCACGTCCCCCAAGAGTGACTCGGAGCTGGAGCTGCggacccctgagcccagccccccACGAGCTGAGTCCCACATACAGTGGGCCTGGGGGAGGCTGCCGAAG GTGGCCAAAGCAGAGTGGCCTGAGTCCTTGAAGGTCGCTGATGGCAGGGCGGCCGGGCCAGCCTCTCCTCTTCAGGAAGAGCCCAGCACCCCCTCCGCATCTGTGGCCGGTGCAGACCCTTCGGGAACCCTGATCCTGCAAGCAGAGGCTGGTGCCAACCTTCCTCCTACAGACGTGGACCCTCCTGCTCTGGTggactcccctctccccactcccgaGAGAAAGCAGACCAAGCCTCAGAGCCGCAGGGAGACAAGCCTGCCCCCTCCCTCGAAATCCCGGAGCTGGGCCACCCTGGAGGGCCCGGTTGCCACTAGGCAGCCCGAGGGGGGCTCTGGGGGCAAAG GCCCCCTGAAGAGAAGCCAGCACCTGGGCCCCAGTGACATCTATCTGGACGACTTGCCCTCTCTGGATTCTGAGGATGCAGCCCTTTACTTCCCCCGCAG TGACTGTGGACTGGGGCCCAGGAGGTGGAGTGAACCCAACAGCCAGAAGCCCCTGGGCGACCCCAGCCCCGAACGGGAGCCAGAACCCACTCCGGACCTGGTGGCTATGATCGCAGTCTCCCTCTGTGGCGGGCTGGCTGACGGCCGGGACATCTCCCTGG agaagTTCAACCAGCACATCGTCTCCTACCAGGACCTCGTCCAAAACCCTGGCCTCCTTGAGCACCCAAACCTGGTAGTGAAAATCAATGAGAA GCATTATAACTGGGCTGTGGCCGCCCCCATGATCCTCTCCCTGCAAGCCTTCCagagaaacttgcccaag AGCACCGTGGAcaagctggagaaggagaagatgcCCCGGAAGGGTGGGCGGTGGTGGTTTTCCTGGCGACGCCGGGACTTCCCAGCCGAGGAG CGCAGTGCCCAGACGGAGAAAACCACGGCCAGGGAGCAGCAGGG CAGGGGGAAGACTGATGTCCTGAGTAGTGAGGATGAAGCCCCGGAGAGCCCTGTGATCCTGGAGGCCCCCTCTCCGCCGCCCTCGCCTCCCGCCTACACTCCCACCTACAAGAAGTCCCTCCGGCTCTCCTCCAATCAGATC CGGCGCCTGAACTTGCAAGAAGGTGCCAATGACGTGGTCTTCAGTGTGACCACCCAGTACCAGGGCACCTGCCGGTGCAGGGCCACCATCTACCTGTGGAAGTGGGACGACAAGGTGGTCATCTCGGACATCGACGGGACCATTACCAA GTCGGATGCTCTGGGCCACATTCTGCCCCAGCTGGGGAAAGACTGGACACACCAGGGCATCACCAGTCTCTACCACAAAATCCACCT AAACGGGTACAAGTTCCTGTACTGCTCGGCACGGGCCATTGGCATGGCTGACCTCACCAAGGCCTACCTGCG GGAGGTGATTGAGAAGAAACCAGAGGTGTTCAAAATTGCCTGCCTGAGTGACATCCGGCAGCTGTTCCTGCCCAACGAACAGCCCTTCTATGCTGCCTTTGGGAACAGGCCCAAC GATGTCACTGCCTACCGGCAGGTGGGACTCCCTGAATCTCGCATCTTCACAGTCAACCCCCGGGGAGAGCTCATCCAGGAGCTCGTGAAGAACCACAAATCCAC GTATGAGCGGCTGGGCGAGGTGGCTGAGCTCCTCTTCCCACCTGTGGCCCGTGGCCCCAGCACAGACCTGGCCCATCCTGAATACAGCAGCTTCTGCTACTGGCGGGAGCCCCTGATGACTGTGGACCTCGATGCCCTGCCCTGA